A stretch of Garra rufa chromosome 11, GarRuf1.0, whole genome shotgun sequence DNA encodes these proteins:
- the LOC141346018 gene encoding heat shock factor-binding protein 1 has translation MAETDPKSVQDLTAVVQTLLQQMQDKFQTMSDQIIGRIDEMSTRIDDLEKNIADLMTQAGVEEVEGENKVKEGEAS, from the exons atGGCAGAGACAGACCCAAAATCGGTGCAGGATCTCACAGCAGTG GTGCAGACATTGCTGCAGCAGATGCAGGATAAGTTCCAGACAATGTCAGACCAGATCATCGGGAGAA TTGATGAAATGAGCACCCGCatcgatgatctagagaagaatATAGCAGACCTGATGACTCAGGCGGGAGTGGAAGAGGTTGAAGGGGAGAACAAGGTCAAAGAGGGAGAGGCCTCCTAG